In Bos javanicus breed banteng chromosome 2, ARS-OSU_banteng_1.0, whole genome shotgun sequence, the following proteins share a genomic window:
- the HYCC2 gene encoding hyccin 2 isoform X3, with product MWVYLRLTVSRDRQSNGCIEALLLGIYNLEIADKDGNNKVLSFTIPSLSKPSIYHEPSTIGSMALTEGALCQHDLIRVVYSDLHPQRETFTAQNRFEVLSFLMLCYNSAIVYMPASSYQSLCRMGSRVCVSGFPRQHEKQWKELCGRIVLDPEFMVQLLTGVYYAMYNGQWDLGQEVLDDIIYRAQLELFSQPLLVANAMKNSLPFDAPDSSQEGQKVLKVEVTPTVPRISRSAITTASIRRHRWRREDGFDFSNEADSSIPGSPIQHGSTDLGIKRVQEGEVLVHRTPEHGSPEPNSAAATTEGAEGINGGEESVNLNDADEGFSSGASLSSQPIGTKPSSSSQRGSLRKVATGRSAKDKETTSAIKSNESPRDSVVRRQYVQQPTDLSVDSIELTPMKKHLSLPAGQVVPKTNSINLIRTASASSSKSFDYVNGSQASTSIGVGTEGITNLAANNANRYSTVSLQEDRLGQATEGKELLSPGAPLTKQSRSPSFNMQLISQV from the exons GAAATTGCTgataaagatggaaacaataaagtTCTGTCTTTTACCATCCCTTCCTTATCCAAGCCGTCAATATATCATGAG CCCTCCACGATTGGATCCATGGCCTTGACAGAAGGGGCATTATGTCAGCATGATCTCATCAGGGTTGTTTACAGTGATCTTCATCCTCAGAGGGAAACATTCACTGCACAAAACCG gtTTGAAGTCCTGAGTTTTCTTATGTTATGTTATAATTCTGCTATCGTGTATATGCCTGCTTCATCTTACCAGTCTCTTTGCCGAATGGGCTCCAG GGTTTGTGTGAGTGGGTTTCCACGGCAACAtgaaaaacagtggaaagaacTCTGTGGTCGAATAGTGTTGGATCCCGAATTTATGGTGCAGCTTCTCACAGGAGTTTATTATGCCAT GTATAATGGACAATGGGACCTTGGCCAGGAAGTCCTTGATGACATCATCTATAGAGCTCAACTAGAACTCTTTTCTCAACCACTATTG GTTGCCAATGCCATGAAAAATTCATTACCATTTGATGCTCCTGATTCTTCACAAGAAGGCCAGAAAGTACTTAAAGTCGAAGTCACTCCAACAGTGCCGAGGATTTCTCGGAGTGCGATTACAACAGCTTCAATCCGTCGCCATAGATGGAGGAGAGAAG ATGGCTTTGACTTCTCAAACGAGGCTGACTCGAGTATTCCTGGCTCCCCGATCCAACACGGCTCcactgacctagggatcaaacgtGTGCAAGAGGGGGAGGTGCTGGTGCACAGGACTCCTGAGCACGGCTCACCGGAGcccaactcagcagcagccacaacagAGG GTGCTGAGGGTATAAATGGAGGAGAGGAGTCGGTAAACCTGAATGATGCAGATGAAGGATTTtcatcaggggcttccctcaGCAGCCAGCCAATTGGGACCAAACCATCCTCCTCTTCTCAGAGGGGAAGCTTAAGGAAAGTAGCAACTGGGCGTTCAGCCAAGGATAAAGAAACAACTTCTGCCATCAAATCCAATGAGAGCCCTCGAGATTCAGTAGTTCGCAGGCAGTATGTACAGCAACCAACTGATCTTAGTGTAGATTCAATTGAGCTGACACCGATGAAGAAACACCTGAGCCTGCCTGCTGGCCAGGTGGTGCCAAAAACTAATAGCATTAATCTAATCCGGACAGCCAGTGCTTCCTCAAGTAAATCATTTGACTATGTAAATGGCAGTCAAGCAAGTACCAGCATTGGGGTTGGCACTGAGGGTATTACTAATCTAGCAGCTAACAATGCTAATCGATATTCAACGGTCAGTCTACAGGAAGACCGGCTAGGTCAAGCTACAGAAGGTAAAGAGCTCCTCAGCCCAGGAGCTCCCTTAACCAAGCAGTCTCGATCCCCAAGTTTCAATATGCAGCTAATATCCCAGGTGTAG